The genomic window GTACAGCTGGTGGTTGCGCCAGCGGCCCTCCAGGTGGAGATGCTCCCCGGGCTGGGCCCCGAGCAGCGGGCCGACCACGGTGACCGGGTCACCACCGCGATCGGTGGCGACCCGGGCGACGGTGTAGCCGGTGTCCTCGTTGGTGTAGGTGATGTGTTCCAGCACACCGTTGACCACTGCCAGAGGAGCGGTCGTGTCCGGCGGCTGGGAAGGCTGCATGGTGAGGGTCAAGGGACTCCCCCAAAGGTCAGACAGGTCAGAACGGCGCCTCGTCGCGGGCGGCCGCCTTGGCGGGCTGGCGGCCCCGGCGCGACCCGTTGCCGCCGGCCTTGGCCGGCGCGGGACGCTCGGTGGCGGCTTCGGCGGGCGGCGGGGCCGGGGCGGCCGGCGCCGGGGCGGAGGCGGCCGCCGCGAACCGCAGGCTCATGCCCACCTCCTCGGCGTCGACCTCGACGGCGGAGCGCCGCTGGCCCTCCGGGGTCTCCCAGGAGCGGCTCCTGAGCCGGCCCACGACCACGCACCGGGCCCCCTTGTGGAGGCTGCGGCTGACGTGCTCGGCCTGGTCGCGCCAGACACTCACGCGGAAGTAGGACGACTCACCGTCCTTCCAGCCGTCGGTATCCCAGACCCG from Actinomycetota bacterium includes these protein-coding regions:
- the ssb gene encoding single-stranded DNA-binding protein produces the protein MSDNQVTLSGNLTDDPELRFTPNGVAVANFRLAVDQRVWDTDGWKDGESSYFRVSVWRDQAEHVSRSLHKGARCVVVGRLRSRSWETPEGQRRSAVEVDAEEVGMSLRFAAAASAPAPAAPAPPPAEAATERPAPAKAGGNGSRRGRQPAKAAARDEAPF